A stretch of the Sphingobacterium thalpophilum genome encodes the following:
- the rsgA gene encoding ribosome small subunit-dependent GTPase A, producing the protein MRGLVTKSTGSWYQVLGEDGRKYDCRIKGKFRTKGIKTTNPVAVGDWVHFDVEPDQESAVIRELEARRNYIIRKSVNLSKQTQIIGANLDQAFLVVTLASPPTSLGFIDRFLVTTEAYGIPAVLIFNKLDLFSEEGLEILAEYKSIYERIGYPCYEVSALTGKNIDLVKELLRDKITLVSGHSGVGKSTLINAIVPEYELKTGEISDWSDKGKHTTTFAEMFDLPFAGKLIDTPGIRELGIVDIEKQELSHFFPEMRALMNQCRFNDCRHINEPGCVIMEAVESGEIEASRYESYLSMYHNEDNRS; encoded by the coding sequence ATGAGAGGATTGGTAACGAAATCCACAGGCAGCTGGTATCAAGTTTTGGGGGAGGACGGCAGGAAATACGATTGCCGTATCAAAGGTAAATTCCGGACCAAAGGAATTAAAACAACAAACCCTGTTGCAGTAGGTGATTGGGTTCATTTTGATGTGGAGCCTGATCAGGAAAGTGCCGTCATCCGGGAGCTGGAGGCTCGTCGGAATTATATTATCCGCAAATCCGTCAATCTCTCCAAGCAGACCCAGATCATCGGGGCCAACCTGGATCAGGCCTTTTTGGTCGTCACTCTGGCCTCTCCACCAACATCGCTGGGCTTTATTGACCGGTTTTTGGTGACGACAGAAGCCTATGGCATACCCGCGGTGCTTATTTTTAATAAGCTTGATCTTTTTAGCGAAGAAGGCCTGGAAATACTGGCGGAATATAAGTCGATTTACGAACGCATAGGTTACCCCTGTTACGAAGTGTCTGCATTGACAGGAAAGAATATCGACTTGGTGAAGGAACTGCTCCGGGATAAGATCACTTTGGTGTCTGGGCATTCCGGAGTTGGCAAATCGACCCTGATTAATGCCATCGTGCCGGAGTATGAATTGAAAACAGGTGAAATATCGGACTGGTCGGACAAAGGCAAACACACCACAACATTTGCCGAGATGTTTGACCTGCCCTTTGCTGGCAAGCTAATTGACACACCCGGTATTCGTGAGCTAGGGATTGTGGATATAGAGAAACAGGAACTTTCGCATTTTTTTCCCGAGATGCGGGCATTGATGAATCAATGCCGTTTTAACGACTGCAGGCACATCAATGAGCCCGGTTGTGTTATCATGGAAGCGGTGGAATCCGGCGAGATCGAAGCTTCCCGCTATGAGAGTTACCTCAGCATGTATCACAATGAAGACAACCGGTCATAG
- a CDS encoding TrkH family potassium uptake protein — translation MFYVSMMCAAIVIFNVGYVTDPVLGELLRKTIHYLFYVLFLMIALRESSSIYALKKIAVEHYSGLLILSYFIFILIARFAGLESLSVFSREQWIYLGIYIIFIAELSKSTLFFDNFYFNPTILFVISFLVLILIGTVLLMLPRTTLEAPLSFVDALFMATSAVCITGLSVADISTNFSMFGQTVIIVLIQVGGLGIMTFTGFFGYFFSGGFSFKNQLMFGEILGENKVASVIKTLLTMIFITLLFEFLGAILIFSTLDSANFPNVGSMVFFSIFHSISSFCNAGFSILSGGITNEAYKFNYPFQLALSALFILGGLGFGIVLNFYTYIKESILLWYHRLITKRNYKHKAWNFSFNSKLVLLCNAIIIVAATLFFYFLERQNTLSLEKGAGGEWATSFFMANAARSAGYNSIDLSFVGAPTIFLIMVLMWVGASPGSTGGGVKVTTVALTFMNIISLAKGKEYIEIFKRRIAGESVNKAFAIILLSLFVVGISFFLLIFTDPDKSMKDLLFESLSAYTTCGLSLGVTPSLSMGGKLIIVVTMLVGRVGMLTLLVAFIKNTTRRNIIFPEEKILF, via the coding sequence ATGTTTTATGTAAGCATGATGTGTGCTGCAATCGTTATTTTCAATGTAGGCTATGTAACCGATCCGGTTTTGGGCGAACTGTTGAGGAAGACGATCCATTATCTGTTCTATGTGCTTTTTTTGATGATCGCCTTACGGGAATCCTCTTCGATCTATGCGCTGAAAAAGATTGCGGTCGAACATTATTCGGGGTTGCTGATTCTTAGCTATTTTATTTTTATCTTAATTGCGCGTTTCGCCGGGCTGGAGTCTTTATCTGTTTTTTCCAGAGAACAGTGGATTTATTTGGGGATCTATATTATTTTTATTGCTGAACTCTCCAAAAGCACGCTTTTCTTTGATAATTTCTACTTTAATCCGACGATATTATTTGTTATCAGTTTTCTTGTACTTATCCTGATCGGTACGGTATTACTCATGTTGCCCCGTACGACGCTGGAGGCACCCTTAAGTTTTGTCGATGCCCTGTTTATGGCCACGAGTGCGGTCTGTATTACCGGTCTTTCGGTAGCGGATATCTCCACCAACTTCAGCATGTTCGGGCAGACAGTCATCATTGTCCTGATACAGGTTGGGGGACTGGGAATCATGACATTCACGGGCTTTTTTGGTTATTTCTTTTCGGGCGGGTTTTCGTTTAAAAACCAGTTGATGTTTGGCGAGATATTGGGGGAGAATAAGGTGGCTTCGGTTATCAAGACCTTATTGACCATGATCTTCATTACTCTATTATTTGAATTTCTGGGTGCAATACTGATCTTTAGCACATTGGATAGCGCCAATTTTCCGAACGTGGGCAGCATGGTTTTCTTTTCTATCTTCCACTCCATTTCTTCTTTCTGTAACGCCGGTTTCTCGATTTTGTCCGGGGGAATTACAAATGAGGCCTATAAATTCAATTATCCCTTTCAGCTGGCACTCTCCGCTCTGTTTATTTTAGGGGGGCTGGGATTTGGAATCGTTCTGAATTTCTATACCTATATAAAAGAGTCTATCTTACTTTGGTATCACCGCCTGATCACCAAGCGAAATTATAAGCATAAAGCATGGAATTTCAGTTTTAATTCAAAACTGGTGTTGCTGTGCAATGCGATTATTATCGTGGCGGCAACGCTGTTTTTCTATTTTTTGGAAAGGCAAAATACACTTTCGCTTGAAAAAGGTGCTGGTGGAGAATGGGCGACTTCTTTCTTTATGGCTAATGCTGCCCGTTCTGCCGGCTATAATAGTATTGACCTGAGTTTTGTGGGCGCCCCGACCATATTTCTGATTATGGTGCTCATGTGGGTCGGTGCTTCGCCCGGTTCCACAGGTGGCGGAGTGAAGGTGACCACGGTGGCGCTCACGTTTATGAATATTATTTCTCTGGCAAAGGGGAAGGAGTATATTGAGATTTTCAAACGCCGAATCGCCGGTGAGTCTGTCAACAAAGCCTTTGCTATTATTTTATTGTCGCTATTTGTCGTAGGCATCAGCTTCTTTCTTCTTATATTTACGGATCCGGACAAAAGCATGAAAGACTTACTGTTCGAATCGCTATCGGCATATACGACCTGCGGATTGAGTCTCGGTGTCACGCCCTCTTTAAGTATGGGCGGAAAACTGATTATTGTGGTGACGATGCTGGTGGGCCGTGTAGGTATGTTGACGTTATTGGTTGCTTTTATCAAAAACACAACGAGAAGAAATATCATATTTCCGGAGGAAAAAATACTGTTTTGA
- a CDS encoding potassium channel family protein has product MKYIVLGLGHFGRSLGVHLTELGHEVIGADRNLTIVEQLKDRITHTVCLDTTDREAVSSLPLKDAHAVIVAIGEDEGASLMTVALLKQLKVKRIIGRIVSDLQKTVLEAMEINEYIMPEEEAAERLAMRLDNIDIVDSFKVSDRYSIVETKVPARYVGMTLREANLTNLYKIIVLTTVKITETRKDGVTREQKEASGIATSETVMEEGDILVVFGELSNINKLIQKGE; this is encoded by the coding sequence ATGAAGTATATTGTTTTAGGGTTGGGGCATTTCGGACGTTCATTGGGCGTTCATCTTACTGAGCTTGGTCATGAGGTGATTGGTGCAGACCGGAATTTAACCATCGTCGAGCAACTGAAGGACAGGATCACGCACACGGTATGCCTGGATACGACAGACCGGGAGGCGGTGTCTTCCTTGCCGCTGAAAGATGCCCATGCCGTCATCGTGGCGATCGGAGAAGATGAGGGTGCGTCGCTGATGACCGTAGCGCTCTTAAAGCAATTGAAAGTAAAGCGGATCATCGGCCGTATTGTATCTGATCTGCAGAAAACGGTCCTGGAAGCTATGGAGATCAACGAATATATCATGCCGGAAGAAGAGGCTGCCGAGCGACTGGCCATGCGGCTTGACAATATCGATATTGTGGATTCTTTCAAGGTGTCGGACCGCTATTCTATTGTGGAGACAAAAGTGCCAGCCCGATATGTGGGCATGACGTTACGAGAGGCAAACCTGACCAACTTGTATAAAATCATCGTATTGACGACCGTCAAAATTACGGAAACAAGAAAAGATGGTGTGACCAGAGAACAGAAAGAGGCTTCCGGTATTGCCACTTCCGAGACGGTGATGGAAGAGGGCGATATTTTGGTTGTGTTTGGAGAATTATCCAATATAAATAAACTAATTCAAAAAGGAGAGTAA
- a CDS encoding YbjQ family protein, translating to MLLTTTSNIEGHQIDRYLGIVSSEVVLGANAIKDMMAGFRDFFGGRSNSYERAFQDTREAALRELEDRARALGADAVVGVRLDFQTVGTGGMMMVGATGTAVKMK from the coding sequence ATGTTATTGACTACAACAAGCAATATTGAAGGACATCAGATTGACCGTTATTTGGGCATTGTTTCTTCGGAGGTTGTATTGGGCGCAAATGCCATCAAAGATATGATGGCTGGTTTCCGTGATTTTTTTGGTGGCAGGTCTAATTCTTACGAGCGGGCATTTCAGGATACGCGCGAAGCGGCCTTACGCGAGCTGGAAGATCGGGCCAGGGCATTGGGTGCCGATGCGGTCGTGGGCGTACGGCTGGACTTTCAAACTGTAGGCACCGGAGGCATGATGATGGTGGGGGCAACCGGAACTGCTGTCAAAATGAAATAG
- a CDS encoding YfhO family protein → MKNWFKANSAHLIVIAIFIALVFFYFTPVWQGKTLAQSDVVQAQAAQKELFDYRAKDGTAPLWTNSMFGGMPTYQIWQANENNIGTYVLNAVKFVFPSPMDTVLFYLLGAYFLFSVLRIKPWLAAVGAVAIAFTSYNFIYIEAGHITRANAIAFIPPVIASVIMCYRGSKLWGPVLLALLLSLEIRVNHLQTTYYLLMALMLYVIFILVDAIKQKQLKAFFINSGRQVVAVVIAVMVNASILLPTWEYSKLSTRGHANITKVDDKSSAKKGLDKEYAYDWSQGIGESVTFLIPNAYGGSTGGQLDEKSHVAKFFMDKGASAVQAGQIAEGMPTYWGDKRFTSGPWYFGAGVFFLFVLGLVIVKNRLKWWILTTTILALLLSFGKNFTLVSDLFFDYFPMYNKFRAVESILVLVSITVPLMAILTVNELLTRAKEIPNLDKKVLYTFVGVGGFCLLVGLMPDLFLNFRNAEHNSLIETFSQQIGDKATASELANQLVLDRKDIASKDAYRSFVLILLTFGLIWFYLKKKLSEGVLFGSLLVLFLFDLWGVDKRFLNDRSFSEKGAVAQQAFQQREVDQLILMDKDLSYRVLDLTTDPFSDARPSYFHKSLGGYHAAKLMRFQEVLENQFNGALNEDVLDMFNVRYLITTDPQSQSQRIIRRSTAAGNAWFVDKITFVKGNAEEMQAISSFDPHKEAFVNQQYQNEIKAKTSSASTTGEIKLTSYHPDKMQYEYTASNDVFAVFSEIFYDKGWKAYVDGKETPIIRADYLLRALQLPAGSHKIEFIFDPQSHKVGNLLTLISSIILGLGMAAAIYFSLKGYKNETAA, encoded by the coding sequence ATGAAAAATTGGTTTAAAGCAAATTCGGCGCATTTAATCGTTATTGCGATATTCATTGCGCTTGTATTTTTTTATTTCACGCCCGTTTGGCAAGGAAAGACATTGGCCCAATCGGATGTGGTACAGGCGCAGGCAGCACAGAAAGAGTTATTTGATTACAGGGCCAAGGATGGAACCGCACCTTTGTGGACAAACTCCATGTTTGGCGGTATGCCTACGTACCAGATCTGGCAGGCGAATGAAAATAACATTGGTACCTATGTGCTGAATGCGGTTAAATTTGTTTTCCCAAGTCCCATGGATACGGTATTGTTTTATTTATTGGGCGCTTATTTTCTGTTTAGTGTACTGCGTATTAAACCCTGGCTTGCCGCTGTGGGCGCCGTCGCCATAGCCTTTACTTCTTACAATTTTATTTATATTGAAGCAGGACATATTACCCGGGCAAACGCCATTGCGTTTATTCCGCCGGTGATTGCATCCGTGATCATGTGTTATCGGGGCAGCAAGCTGTGGGGGCCCGTACTCCTGGCCCTGCTTCTTTCGCTGGAGATTCGTGTGAATCACTTGCAGACAACTTACTATCTGTTGATGGCCTTGATGTTATATGTCATATTCATCTTGGTTGATGCCATCAAACAAAAACAATTAAAGGCCTTTTTTATCAATTCCGGCAGGCAGGTTGTTGCGGTGGTTATCGCAGTGATGGTCAATGCTTCCATTTTGCTGCCAACTTGGGAGTATAGTAAATTGAGCACGCGCGGTCATGCAAACATCACAAAAGTGGATGATAAAAGTTCGGCAAAAAAAGGGTTGGACAAAGAATACGCCTATGATTGGAGCCAGGGGATCGGAGAGTCTGTAACTTTTTTGATTCCCAATGCCTACGGTGGATCTACCGGCGGGCAGCTGGATGAAAAATCGCATGTTGCCAAGTTTTTCATGGACAAAGGCGCATCTGCTGTACAAGCAGGACAAATTGCCGAAGGGATGCCGACGTACTGGGGAGATAAGCGTTTTACCTCAGGGCCCTGGTATTTCGGTGCCGGTGTTTTCTTTCTTTTTGTACTGGGGCTGGTGATCGTCAAAAACCGTTTGAAATGGTGGATATTGACGACAACCATACTGGCCTTGCTTTTATCGTTCGGTAAGAATTTTACGCTGGTTTCAGACCTGTTTTTCGACTACTTTCCCATGTATAATAAGTTTAGGGCTGTCGAATCGATTTTGGTGCTTGTGTCCATCACCGTCCCGCTTATGGCGATATTGACGGTAAATGAACTGCTGACGCGCGCAAAGGAAATTCCTAACCTGGACAAGAAAGTGCTGTATACTTTTGTTGGTGTCGGTGGATTTTGTCTTTTGGTGGGGCTGATGCCGGATCTTTTCTTGAATTTTAGAAATGCCGAACATAATAGTTTAATTGAGACGTTTTCCCAGCAGATCGGCGACAAAGCAACGGCGAGCGAACTGGCTAACCAGCTGGTTCTGGACCGAAAGGATATTGCCAGTAAAGATGCTTACCGTTCGTTTGTCCTCATTTTGCTAACCTTTGGATTGATCTGGTTTTATCTGAAGAAAAAGCTGAGTGAAGGCGTGTTGTTTGGAAGCTTGCTCGTCTTGTTCTTATTTGATCTCTGGGGTGTTGATAAGCGCTTTTTAAATGATCGTTCGTTTAGCGAAAAGGGAGCGGTAGCACAGCAGGCCTTTCAGCAGCGCGAGGTAGATCAGCTGATCTTAATGGATAAAGACCTGAGCTACCGGGTACTGGATCTCACAACAGATCCCTTTTCGGATGCGCGTCCTTCGTACTTCCATAAATCATTGGGCGGCTATCATGCAGCAAAATTGATGCGTTTTCAGGAAGTTCTCGAGAATCAGTTTAATGGTGCGCTTAACGAGGATGTGCTGGATATGTTCAATGTCCGCTATTTGATCACGACGGATCCGCAGAGTCAATCACAGCGTATTATCAGAAGAAGCACGGCAGCGGGTAACGCCTGGTTTGTCGATAAGATAACCTTTGTGAAGGGCAATGCGGAGGAGATGCAGGCAATCAGTTCCTTTGATCCGCATAAAGAGGCTTTCGTAAATCAGCAGTATCAAAATGAAATCAAAGCAAAAACATCCAGCGCATCTACGACAGGAGAGATTAAGCTGACCTCTTATCATCCGGACAAAATGCAGTATGAATACACGGCATCCAATGATGTCTTTGCGGTGTTCTCGGAGATCTTCTATGACAAAGGCTGGAAAGCATATGTTGATGGAAAGGAGACACCAATAATCCGTGCTGATTATCTATTAAGAGCGCTGCAATTGCCAGCGGGATCCCATAAGATTGAATTTATATTTGATCCTCAATCGCATAAAGTAGGAAATTTACTGACGTTGATTTCTTCGATCATACTTGGTCTGGGGATGGCTGCTGCCATATATTTCTCGTTAAAAGGGTATAAAAACGAAACAGCCGCATAG
- a CDS encoding ribonuclease HII, with amino-acid sequence MLLSYYQEQWIEAGCDEAGRGCLAGPVFAAAVIFPPGYHHKRLNDSKKLSEKQRMELRPIIEQEALAYAVASVSAEEIDRINIHNASYLAMHKALDMLHIKAEYIIVDGNRFIPYQKVPYTCVVKGDGKYLSIAAASILAKTYRDEYMDTIAADFPDYDWMNNKGYPTVKHRSAVLAYGTTPHHRKSFRITDPQLKLF; translated from the coding sequence ATGCTACTATCATACTATCAGGAACAATGGATTGAAGCTGGATGTGATGAGGCTGGTAGAGGTTGTCTCGCTGGTCCGGTGTTTGCCGCGGCGGTAATTTTTCCACCCGGTTATCATCACAAACGCTTAAACGATTCCAAAAAATTAAGCGAAAAACAACGGATGGAATTGCGTCCCATTATTGAGCAGGAAGCTCTTGCTTATGCCGTTGCCAGCGTGTCTGCCGAAGAGATTGACCGGATCAATATTCACAATGCAAGTTATCTCGCCATGCATAAGGCCCTGGATATGCTGCACATCAAAGCCGAATATATCATTGTAGATGGCAATAGGTTCATTCCATACCAGAAAGTGCCTTATACCTGTGTAGTAAAGGGAGATGGAAAATATCTTTCAATCGCAGCAGCCTCTATTTTGGCCAAAACCTACCGCGACGAATATATGGATACCATAGCGGCTGATTTTCCGGACTACGACTGGATGAACAACAAGGGCTATCCTACGGTGAAACATCGGTCTGCTGTGCTGGCCTATGGAACGACACCCCACCATAGAAAAAGCTTTAGAATAACTGATCCACAGCTCAAATTATTCTAA
- a CDS encoding TonB-dependent receptor, with translation MRGYVLFLLSMLTAWTVYGQTRSVQGMLKDDKNRMVAGATVTLTSRLDSMSTGSSMAGIFTFDKIKADTFKITVSNLGFERFEQEFHFPQGQQKYVIPSLTLQQNSQMLEEVVVDGVPTVVVKSDTLEYTMKDLKLREGSVAEDALKKLQGVEVDKDGNVTAQGESVKRVRINGKDFFLGDLKTATQNLPANIIQKMQIIDDYGEMANITGNKNGESEKVLNIQIDPKYNQGHMTTLRAGYGTEDRYQATGMWMGMREGEQLSVLGNLNNTNAPLFDFNTTGGGARRGQGGGGRRGGGMFGGSDGLTKIGSIGLNFRKDFNDKLTAYGSYSYSHTDNTTLSERIQENTLPSIMQTDSISNRNNTVGGSHRFEANVEWKPSDKDYIKISPQFGFDKSDATTFSESTTYRSGALNNTQTQDILANSTAPRFGISGLYNRKLNDKGRNVFVNMNYNNAETKKDQDAILDRLLADPNNAGVSLTKIYEKTILEAKNKSWNAGASLNYTEPLSEKGRLEFTYDFNKNKYDNSNKQTGYDANGNLIAEDPKLNFDYNYDYSFATHKVGANYLYNGDKITYSIGAAAQPSQLRGDAISSGLVVPIHRNNMNWMPIARFEYKFSRQSNLSVNYSGTPNEPSVTQILPFDMSTNRTSIVIGNANLNPEFSHQLNVRFRKNDFQKGNNFFAFVNAGLTNNKIVSLSKSYLDDLMDYQTGKTNRTLVSETRYLNETGDKPFNVSSFYHYGKSLKEKTYNIMLMGGISYNKNIGYVSTEKDDNMGQKNVARNIVFNQGLMFRYNPSENLEINPGVRYQYNHTENSLTNRTTNVSSWTPTLIGSVNITPTTIFGADLSKQFNNGYGAGINANPFVINSYIEQKFLKERRGTIRLQAFDLLNQQTNVSRTVSESMITDSRTNRLGRYFMLLFTYKFQKFAMGNPQGEDRFPGGMRRPRM, from the coding sequence ATGAGAGGCTATGTGCTTTTTTTATTGAGTATGCTAACGGCATGGACAGTTTACGGCCAGACCAGAAGCGTACAGGGAATGCTAAAAGATGACAAAAACAGGATGGTGGCGGGAGCGACCGTCACGTTAACTTCGCGGTTGGATTCGATGTCTACTGGATCGAGTATGGCCGGGATTTTTACATTTGACAAAATTAAAGCGGATACATTTAAAATTACAGTTTCCAACTTAGGTTTTGAGCGCTTTGAACAAGAGTTTCACTTCCCGCAAGGGCAGCAGAAATACGTTATTCCGAGTTTGACCCTGCAGCAGAATTCACAGATGCTCGAAGAAGTCGTTGTGGACGGTGTTCCGACGGTGGTCGTTAAGAGTGATACGCTGGAGTATACGATGAAAGACCTGAAATTGCGGGAAGGATCGGTCGCTGAGGATGCACTTAAAAAGCTGCAGGGTGTAGAGGTAGACAAAGATGGAAACGTCACGGCTCAAGGTGAATCTGTCAAACGGGTGCGTATCAATGGGAAGGACTTTTTCCTAGGTGATCTAAAAACGGCGACACAGAATCTGCCGGCCAACATCATCCAAAAAATGCAGATTATCGACGATTATGGTGAGATGGCCAATATTACGGGTAATAAAAATGGCGAGTCTGAAAAGGTGTTGAATATTCAAATTGATCCTAAATATAATCAGGGACATATGACCACACTCCGGGCAGGTTATGGTACGGAAGACCGTTATCAGGCTACAGGTATGTGGATGGGTATGCGTGAGGGCGAGCAGCTTTCCGTGCTCGGGAATCTAAACAACACCAACGCGCCCCTGTTTGATTTCAATACAACAGGTGGTGGTGCCCGGAGAGGGCAGGGCGGCGGCGGCCGTCGTGGTGGCGGTATGTTTGGTGGTTCGGACGGCCTTACAAAAATTGGCTCGATAGGCCTTAATTTCCGAAAGGATTTTAACGATAAATTGACGGCTTATGGTAGTTATAGTTATAGTCATACGGATAATACGACATTGTCGGAAAGGATCCAGGAGAACACATTGCCTAGTATCATGCAGACCGACAGTATTTCTAACAGGAACAATACTGTCGGTGGGAGCCATCGTTTTGAGGCTAATGTGGAATGGAAACCGTCAGATAAAGACTATATTAAGATCTCTCCCCAGTTTGGGTTTGATAAAAGCGACGCAACAACATTTTCCGAATCAACCACCTACCGTAGTGGAGCTTTAAATAACACGCAGACACAGGACATATTGGCCAATTCGACGGCACCCCGCTTTGGCATCAGTGGTCTGTACAACCGTAAGCTCAATGACAAAGGTCGAAATGTATTTGTCAACATGAATTACAATAATGCGGAGACAAAGAAAGACCAAGACGCCATATTGGACCGTTTGTTGGCTGATCCAAATAACGCAGGTGTGTCTCTAACTAAGATTTATGAAAAGACGATCTTAGAAGCAAAGAATAAAAGCTGGAATGCTGGCGCTTCGCTGAACTATACGGAGCCGCTCTCTGAGAAGGGGCGACTGGAGTTTACTTATGACTTTAATAAGAATAAGTATGATAACTCGAATAAGCAGACGGGGTATGACGCAAACGGGAATTTGATCGCTGAGGACCCTAAATTGAATTTTGACTATAATTATGATTATTCTTTTGCTACCCATAAAGTAGGCGCTAATTACCTGTATAATGGGGATAAAATTACTTATTCTATCGGAGCGGCGGCACAGCCTTCGCAATTGCGGGGGGATGCGATCAGTTCGGGATTGGTGGTGCCGATACACCGGAACAACATGAACTGGATGCCGATTGCGCGATTTGAGTACAAATTTTCGCGCCAATCGAATTTATCGGTCAATTATTCCGGTACACCCAACGAGCCTTCAGTGACCCAGATTTTGCCGTTTGACATGAGTACAAACCGTACAAGCATAGTGATCGGTAATGCCAATCTAAACCCCGAATTTAGTCATCAGCTGAATGTTCGGTTCCGTAAAAACGATTTTCAGAAGGGGAACAACTTTTTTGCTTTTGTCAATGCAGGTCTGACCAATAACAAGATTGTGAGCCTGAGTAAAAGTTATTTGGATGATTTGATGGATTATCAGACTGGAAAAACGAATAGAACGTTGGTTTCCGAAACACGGTATCTCAATGAAACCGGCGATAAACCTTTTAATGTCAGCTCCTTTTACCATTACGGCAAATCACTAAAAGAAAAAACCTATAACATTATGCTAATGGGCGGAATCTCCTACAATAAAAATATTGGTTACGTTTCAACAGAGAAGGATGACAATATGGGACAAAAGAACGTCGCCCGAAACATTGTGTTTAATCAGGGTTTGATGTTTAGATATAATCCTTCGGAAAATCTGGAGATAAATCCCGGTGTACGTTATCAGTATAATCACACGGAAAACTCCCTGACAAATCGTACCACCAATGTTTCTTCCTGGACACCGACCTTGATCGGTTCAGTAAATATCACCCCAACAACAATTTTTGGAGCAGATCTTTCGAAGCAATTCAATAATGGATATGGTGCAGGGATCAATGCCAACCCATTTGTTATCAACTCTTACATTGAGCAGAAGTTCTTAAAAGAACGTCGTGGTACGATACGTCTCCAGGCATTTGACCTGCTGAATCAGCAAACCAACGTTTCGCGGACAGTCAGTGAGTCTATGATCACAGATAGCCGCACCAACCGTCTTGGGCGCTACTTTATGTTGTTGTTCACCTATAAATTCCAAAAATTTGCCATGGGCAATCCTCAGGGTGAAGATCGGTTCCCCGGTGGTATGAGGCGGCCACGGATGTAA
- a CDS encoding M16 family metallopeptidase, whose translation MEYEIIRLSNGMRAVFQYQNLPITHVCMVINAGSRDELAGKFGVAHFIEHLLFKRTEKRSTQQIINRLESVGGDLNAYTTKEYTCVHASILKPYLDRVLDLFEDIFFHSTFPEVEMDKEKSVIVDEMASYLDSPEESIVDDFEDLIFQGSGLGHNILGLEDQLLSLQKDDILTFMQSNYDTHEMVIGITGNYSVKEVERLLLRTFGNISENKTLRTRDDVKPVGEQHLTVPKPINQVHYMLGSLAYGYRDDRKTGLLLLNNMLGGMGMGSILNLSIREKYGIAYTIESNYTIFSDTGLFSIYLGTDEEKVEKAKKLVFKELRHMCEHPLSEVKLAKAKRKFIGQIALTEENRMSTIISAAKNVMDYDRVILLDEVIEKIEMLGSAQLLEIAQDVFDPRKLLSLSFVPEN comes from the coding sequence ATGGAATACGAGATTATCAGACTTTCAAATGGAATGCGCGCGGTATTCCAATATCAGAACTTACCCATAACACACGTATGTATGGTCATCAATGCGGGCTCCCGGGATGAGCTGGCCGGAAAGTTTGGTGTCGCGCATTTCATTGAACACCTGTTATTTAAAAGGACGGAGAAACGCTCGACACAACAAATTATTAATCGTCTGGAATCTGTGGGGGGTGACCTGAACGCGTATACGACCAAAGAGTATACCTGTGTCCATGCCTCCATTCTGAAACCCTATCTGGATCGGGTGCTGGATCTTTTTGAAGATATCTTTTTCCATTCCACGTTTCCGGAAGTAGAAATGGATAAGGAAAAATCGGTGATTGTCGATGAAATGGCGTCTTATCTGGATAGTCCCGAAGAATCTATCGTGGATGATTTTGAAGACCTTATTTTTCAGGGATCGGGGCTGGGGCATAATATATTGGGGCTGGAAGATCAGTTGCTGTCTCTTCAGAAGGACGATATTCTGACCTTCATGCAATCAAATTACGATACCCATGAAATGGTGATCGGTATTACAGGCAACTACAGTGTGAAAGAAGTGGAGCGCTTGCTGCTCAGAACTTTTGGCAATATATCCGAAAATAAAACCTTACGGACGAGAGATGATGTGAAGCCGGTTGGCGAACAGCATCTGACAGTGCCAAAACCCATTAATCAAGTCCACTATATGCTCGGTTCGTTGGCTTACGGTTATCGCGACGACCGTAAGACCGGCTTGCTGCTGCTGAACAATATGCTCGGTGGTATGGGTATGGGATCGATCCTCAATCTTTCCATCCGTGAGAAATATGGCATCGCTTATACGATAGAATCCAATTACACGATCTTTTCGGACACCGGATTGTTTAGCATCTATCTGGGTACAGATGAGGAAAAAGTGGAAAAAGCTAAAAAGCTGGTATTTAAGGAACTCCGCCATATGTGCGAACACCCGCTATCTGAGGTCAAACTTGCCAAGGCCAAACGGAAGTTTATCGGACAGATCGCTTTAACAGAGGAGAACCGCATGAGTACCATTATCTCGGCGGCCAAGAATGTAATGGATTACGACCGTGTGATCCTACTGGATGAAGTGATTGAAAAAATAGAGATGCTCGGCAGTGCTCAGCTCCTTGAGATTGCCCAAGATGTATTTGACCCACGGAAGCTACTCTCGCTGAGTTTTGTCCCAGAAAATTGA